TTTGATATGATGTTGCTTGACTGCTGATTGGTCATTGACAAAAACAACAAATGTGGGAGGTGCTACATTAACCTGAGTTATATAATAAAATTTTAATTCCTTGCCATGAGAAGACATTATCACATCTTTTAGTTTTTCACTAAAAAGTCTATTCAATTCAGATGTTGATACTCTTTTGGAGTACTCTTCTAAAATCTGGTCAATGAGAGGAAATATTTTGGTAAGTCTCGTTTTATCTATAGCGGAAACAGTCAAATATGGTGCATAATCTACAAACCATAGTTTATGTTTTATTTCATCTGTAAAAAATTTTGCTTTTTTGTCTCTTTCATTCGCTGGAATCAAATCCCATTTATTAATTAAAATTATCAATCCTTTCTTCTGTTCCGCAACAATTCCTGCAATTTTCTGGTCCTGATTGACAATTCCTTCAAGGGCATCTATAACCAGAATAGCCACATCAGCTCTTTCAATGCTTCTTAATGCTTTAAAATATGCAAGTCTTTCTACATAAATTTCCTGAGATATCTCTTTTTTATAATAAGAAAGTCTTTTTATTCCTGCTGTGTCAATCAGCAAATATTTCTTTCCGTAATATGTGCAGATAGCATCAATTGTATCCCTTGTTGTTCCAGGGATAGGGCTAACAATCATTCTTTTTTTACCAAGTAAAGCATTGATAATTGTTGATTTACCAACATTGGGACGACCTACAACAGCTATCTTTGGTAAGTTCTGTTGTTCTAAGTTTACTGGTTGAGTATCAGGGATTTTTTCAATAATTTTATCAATAAGTTCATCAAAGCCATATCCTGTAATTCCTGAAATTGGTATAAGTTCTTCAGTGCCTATGCTATAAAAATCATATATTCTACTGAGCTTTGAAGGATCATCTATTTTATTAACAACCCACAAAATATCTTTACCTGTTTGTCTTAACTGCCTTGCTGTTTCAATATCATCTGGAAGTAATCCTTCTTTACTGTCAAGAAGATGAATTATCAAATCTGCATCAGATATTGCCATCTCTATTTGTTCCAGCATCTGTTTCTGAATTATGTCTTCTATCTTTTCTTCAGGGAAAAAGCCTCCTGTATCAACCACTATAAATTCTTTATCATCCCATTTCGCAACTCCATAGTTTATATCTCTTGTTACTCCTGGAAATTTGTCTGTAATTGCTTTAATTTTCTCATCAGATTTAATCATTCTATTAAAAAGTGTTGATTTTCCAACATTTGGTCGCCCTACAATAACTACAGTAAACATTCTAAACTCCTTTTAATTTTCTGAAAATTCTTTTGGAAGAGTTATTCCGAGAGATTTGATTTTCTTATAAAGATTGCTTCTTTCTATTCCTATAATTTCTGCTGTTTTTGTCATGTTCCAATTATTTTCTTTGAGTTTTTTCAAAATAAAATCCCTTTCAAAAGCATCCCTTGCTTCTCTTAATGTGGTATAAGAAAAATAAGATTCTTCTTTTAATCTATTTCTTATTATTCCTGTGTTTTCAATATCTAAAGCTTCTATTGTTTCTTGTGGAATCATTATCATTAATCTTTCTACAGCATTCTTCAATTCTCTTACATTTCCGGGCCAGTCATAATTCTTAAGAATCCGCATCGCATCATCGCT
The Thermodesulfovibrio yellowstonii DSM 11347 DNA segment above includes these coding regions:
- the der gene encoding ribosome biogenesis GTPase Der; its protein translation is MFTVVIVGRPNVGKSTLFNRMIKSDEKIKAITDKFPGVTRDINYGVAKWDDKEFIVVDTGGFFPEEKIEDIIQKQMLEQIEMAISDADLIIHLLDSKEGLLPDDIETARQLRQTGKDILWVVNKIDDPSKLSRIYDFYSIGTEELIPISGITGYGFDELIDKIIEKIPDTQPVNLEQQNLPKIAVVGRPNVGKSTIINALLGKKRMIVSPIPGTTRDTIDAICTYYGKKYLLIDTAGIKRLSYYKKEISQEIYVERLAYFKALRSIERADVAILVIDALEGIVNQDQKIAGIVAEQKKGLIILINKWDLIPANERDKKAKFFTDEIKHKLWFVDYAPYLTVSAIDKTRLTKIFPLIDQILEEYSKRVSTSELNRLFSEKLKDVIMSSHGKELKFYYITQVNVAPPTFVVFVNDQSAVKQHHIKFIEKLLRETFHFKFSPINIKIKQRK